The Cinclus cinclus chromosome 3, bCinCin1.1, whole genome shotgun sequence genome has a window encoding:
- the LOC134042674 gene encoding cytochrome c oxidase subunit 7A-related protein, mitochondrial isoform X1 produces the protein MYYKFSGFAQRLVGATAAAAYTPQGLKPIAPTESPDPIFGTSKPAPGLPASDPFLGTNKVPDLQKIFQRSDGLPVHLKRGYPDRMLYRTTMALTIGGTIYCLVALYIASQPKNQK, from the exons ATGTACTACAAGTTCAGCGGCTTCGCGCAGCGCCTCGTCGGGGCCACGGCGGCCGCCGCCTACACCCCACAG GGTCTCAAACCAATAGCTCCCACTGAATCCCCAGATCCAATATTTGGGACAAGTAAACCTGCTCCAGGTTTACCAGCAAGTGATCCTTTCTTGGGTACAAACAAGGTGCCAGATCTACAGAAAATTTTTCAG AGATCAGATGGGCTGCCAGTACACCTGAAGCGAGGATATCCAGATAGGATGCTCTACCGGACCACAATGGCTCTGACAATAGGAGGGACTATCTACTGTCTGGTAGCACTGTACATTGCCTCACAgccaaaaaaccagaaataa
- the LOC134042674 gene encoding cytochrome c oxidase subunit 7A-related protein, mitochondrial isoform X3 — protein MYYKFSGFAQRLVGATAAAAYTPQGLKPIAPTESPDPIFGTSKPAPGLPASDPFLGTNKVPDLQKIFQLLLCP, from the exons ATGTACTACAAGTTCAGCGGCTTCGCGCAGCGCCTCGTCGGGGCCACGGCGGCCGCCGCCTACACCCCACAG GGTCTCAAACCAATAGCTCCCACTGAATCCCCAGATCCAATATTTGGGACAAGTAAACCTGCTCCAGGTTTACCAGCAAGTGATCCTTTCTTGGGTACAAACAAGGTGCCAGATCTACAGAAAATTTTTCAG CTCCTCCTCTGCCCCTGA
- the LOC134042674 gene encoding cytochrome c oxidase subunit 7A-related protein, mitochondrial isoform X2: MYYKFSGFAQRLVGATAAAAYTPQRSDGLPVHLKRGYPDRMLYRTTMALTIGGTIYCLVALYIASQPKNQK, translated from the exons ATGTACTACAAGTTCAGCGGCTTCGCGCAGCGCCTCGTCGGGGCCACGGCGGCCGCCGCCTACACCCCACAG AGATCAGATGGGCTGCCAGTACACCTGAAGCGAGGATATCCAGATAGGATGCTCTACCGGACCACAATGGCTCTGACAATAGGAGGGACTATCTACTGTCTGGTAGCACTGTACATTGCCTCACAgccaaaaaaccagaaataa